Proteins encoded by one window of Melospiza georgiana isolate bMelGeo1 chromosome 18, bMelGeo1.pri, whole genome shotgun sequence:
- the MVK gene encoding mevalonate kinase isoform X1 produces the protein MWTRELAVSAPGKVILHGEHAVVLGKVALAVALDLRTFLRLRPGAQGRLSISLPGVGVRRSWDTPDLRALRERIAADGDESKSPSVEQLDALREFAGIAAGASAPDSLATLAFLYMCLAISAKYGDVPSVDIVVCSELPTGAGLGSSAAYAVCLAAALLMLCGAISCPLQEGESTARWTEEELTLINSWAFRGEQVIHGNPSGVDNAVGTWGGALRYQAGKITPLKRVPTLRILLTNTKVPRSTKVLVAGVKEKILKFPAIMNPVLDSIDAISQECQSVLEAMPANPSAEHYPVLEEFFDINQHHLNVLGVGHPSLDRLCQVTASHSLHSKLTGAGGGGCGITLLPPDTSPLAVEAAKQDLCACGFECWETKIGAPGVTLHSCSSLSAQVLHALAQS, from the exons ATGTGGACGCGGGAGCTGGCGGTGTCGGCGCCGGGCAAGGTGATCCTGCACGGGGAGCACGCCGTGGTGCTGGGCAAG GTGGCCCTGGCCGTGGCGCTGGACCTGCGCACGTTTCTCCGCCTGCGGCCCGGCGCTCAGGGCCGGCTGAGCATCTCCCTGCCCGGCGTCGGCGTCCGGAGGAGCTGGGACACCCCCGACCTCCGGGCCCTGCGGGAGCGGATCGCAG CTGATGGTGATGAGTCCAAGTCTCCCAGTGTAGAACAGCTGGATGCACTGAGGGAGTTtgctggaattgctgctggGGCCTCAGCTCCAGACAGTCTTGCCACTCTTGCCTTCCTGTATATGTGCCTGGCTATTTCTGCTAAGTATGG GGATGTTCCCAGCGTGGACATCGTGGTGTGCTCGGagctgcccacgggagcagggctgggatccagTGCTGCCTATGCTGtgtgcctggctgcagccctgctcatgCTGTGTGGGGCCATCTCCTGcccactgcaggagggagaaTCCACAGCCAG GTGGACAGAAGAAGAGCTGACCCTGATTAACAGCTGGGCCTTCCGAGGGGAGCAGGTGATCCACGGCAATCCATCGGGTGTGGACAATGCTGTTGGCACCTGGG GTGGAGCCCTGAGATACCAAGCAGGAAAAATCACACCGTTAAAGAG GGTGCCCACACTGAGGATCTTGCTGACCAACACCAAAGTCCCTCGGAGCACCAAGGTCCTGGTGGCTGGTGTAAAGGAGAAGATCCTGAAG TTCCCTGCCATAATGAACCCAGTGCTGGACTCCATCGATGCCATTTCTCAGGAGTGCCAAAGTGTTCTGGAAGCCATGCCTGCAAATCCATCAGCAGAGCATTACCCTGTGCTGGAG GAATTCTTTGACATAAACCAACACCACTTAAATGTGCTCGGCGTGGGCCACCCCTCCCTGGACAGGCTGTGCCAGGTGACAGCATcccacagcctgcacagcaaaCTGACAGGGGCTGGTGGGGGTGGCTGTGGCAtcaccctgctgccaccag ACACCTCCCCTCTGGCCGTGGAAGCAGCCAAGCAAGACTTGTGTGCCTGTGGATTTGAATGCTGGGAGACCAAGATTGGGGCCCCCGGGGTGACCCTgcactcctgctcctccctgagTGCCCAAGTGCTGCACGCGCTcgcccagagctga
- the MVK gene encoding mevalonate kinase isoform X2 produces the protein MWTRELAVSAPGKVILHGEHAVVLGKVALAVALDLRTFLRLRPGAQGRLSISLPGVGVRRSWDTPDLRALRERIAADGDESKSPSVEQLDALREFAGIAAGASAPDSLATLAFLYMCLAISAKYGDVPSVDIVVCSELPTGAGLGSSAAYAVCLAAALLMLCGAISCPLQEGESTARWTEEELTLINSWAFRGEQVIHGNPSGVDNAVGTWGGALRYQAGKITPLKRVPTLRILLTNTKVPRSTKVLVAGVKEKILKFPAIMNPVLDSIDAISQECQSVLEAMPANPSAEHYPVLEEFFDINQHHLNVLGVGHPSLDRLCQVTASHSLHSKLTGAGGGGCGITLLPPVAELTRWLLLPCSWQTPPLWPWKQPSKTCVPVDLNAGRPRLGPPG, from the exons ATGTGGACGCGGGAGCTGGCGGTGTCGGCGCCGGGCAAGGTGATCCTGCACGGGGAGCACGCCGTGGTGCTGGGCAAG GTGGCCCTGGCCGTGGCGCTGGACCTGCGCACGTTTCTCCGCCTGCGGCCCGGCGCTCAGGGCCGGCTGAGCATCTCCCTGCCCGGCGTCGGCGTCCGGAGGAGCTGGGACACCCCCGACCTCCGGGCCCTGCGGGAGCGGATCGCAG CTGATGGTGATGAGTCCAAGTCTCCCAGTGTAGAACAGCTGGATGCACTGAGGGAGTTtgctggaattgctgctggGGCCTCAGCTCCAGACAGTCTTGCCACTCTTGCCTTCCTGTATATGTGCCTGGCTATTTCTGCTAAGTATGG GGATGTTCCCAGCGTGGACATCGTGGTGTGCTCGGagctgcccacgggagcagggctgggatccagTGCTGCCTATGCTGtgtgcctggctgcagccctgctcatgCTGTGTGGGGCCATCTCCTGcccactgcaggagggagaaTCCACAGCCAG GTGGACAGAAGAAGAGCTGACCCTGATTAACAGCTGGGCCTTCCGAGGGGAGCAGGTGATCCACGGCAATCCATCGGGTGTGGACAATGCTGTTGGCACCTGGG GTGGAGCCCTGAGATACCAAGCAGGAAAAATCACACCGTTAAAGAG GGTGCCCACACTGAGGATCTTGCTGACCAACACCAAAGTCCCTCGGAGCACCAAGGTCCTGGTGGCTGGTGTAAAGGAGAAGATCCTGAAG TTCCCTGCCATAATGAACCCAGTGCTGGACTCCATCGATGCCATTTCTCAGGAGTGCCAAAGTGTTCTGGAAGCCATGCCTGCAAATCCATCAGCAGAGCATTACCCTGTGCTGGAG GAATTCTTTGACATAAACCAACACCACTTAAATGTGCTCGGCGTGGGCCACCCCTCCCTGGACAGGCTGTGCCAGGTGACAGCATcccacagcctgcacagcaaaCTGACAGGGGCTGGTGGGGGTGGCTGTGGCAtcaccctgctgccaccag tggCCGAGCTGACTCGCTGGCTGCTCTTGCCTTGCTCTTGGCAGACACCTCCCCTCTGGCCGTGGAAGCAGCCAAGCAAGACTTGTGTGCCTGTGGATTTGAATGCTGGGAGACCAAGATTGGGGCCCCCGGGGTGA
- the MMAB gene encoding corrinoid adenosyltransferase MMAB: MWRRAAVAAGRGLPGMAGRRWRSGAGSPERAAAERAPRIYTRTGDSGFSSTFTGERRPKGDRIFEALGATDELSSAIGLAGEFSSEKGHTFVDQLHKVQCMLQDVGSNIATPLSSAREAHRKRTSFSEKPILELEQWIDSYSEQLPPLRAFILPSGGRSSAALHLSRAVCRRAERCVVPLVQAGEADPNVAKYLNRLSDYLFVLARYAAMKEGKEEKIYIKPEP; this comes from the exons ATGTGGCGGCgagcggcggtggcggcgggaCGGGGCCTGCCGGGGATGGCGGGGCGGCGgtggcggagcggggcgggcag CCCCGAGCGCGCCGCTGCCGAGCGGGCCCCGAGGATCTACACGAGGACGGGAGACTCAG GATTCTCCAGCACCTTCACCGGGGAGCGGCGGCCCAAGGGCGACCGGATCTTCGAGGCCCTCGGAGCCACGGATGAGCTGAGCTCGGCCATAGG GCTGGCCGGTGAGTTTAGCAGTGAAAAGGGTCACACGTTTGTTGATCAACTTCATAAG GTGCAGTGCATGCTGCAGGATGTGGGCTCCAACATTGCCACGCCACTCTCCTCAGCCAGGGAGGCTCACCGCA AACGAACATCATTCAGCGAGAagcccatcctggagctggagcagtggATTGACAGCtactcagagcagctgcctccCCTCAGAGCCTTCATCCTGCCT TCTggaggcaggagcagtgctgctctccactTGTCCCGAGCCGTGTGCCGCAGGGCTGAGAGGTG TGTGGTCCCTTTAGTGCAAGCAGGGGAAGCAGATCCAAACGTGGCCAAGTATTTAAacag GCTCAGTGATTATCTCTTTGTCCTGGCACGTTATGCTGCAatgaaggaagggaaggaagagaaaatctACATAAAACCTGAGCCCTAG